In Antricoccus suffuscus, the following are encoded in one genomic region:
- a CDS encoding YciI family protein has protein sequence MPYFIGEYVYDKGPEKRDAARMAHRDYLRTLFDQRKVLLSGPLADESQGYVVYYADNLDEATELLKNDPYNLQDGATCKGPREWTILLRADYLPAG, from the coding sequence ATGCCCTACTTTATTGGCGAGTATGTCTACGACAAGGGACCGGAGAAGCGCGACGCAGCGCGCATGGCACATCGTGACTATCTGCGGACCTTGTTCGACCAGCGCAAGGTTCTCCTCTCCGGTCCGCTGGCCGACGAGAGCCAGGGGTACGTCGTCTACTACGCCGATAACCTCGACGAGGCCACGGAGTTGTTGAAGAACGACCCATACAACCTCCAAGACGGGGCGACCTGTAAGGGGCCACGGGAGTGGACCATCCTCTTGCGCGCCGACTACCTCCCCGCGGGCTAA
- a CDS encoding small basic family protein, with protein sequence MIPAFGLLIGIGLGLWFDPTVPIWLQPYLPIAVVAALDAVFGAIRARLDGIFDAKVFVVSFVSNVVVAAMIVFIGDKLGVGAQLSTAVVVVLGIRIFGNAAAIRRHVFRA encoded by the coding sequence GTGATACCCGCTTTCGGCCTGCTTATTGGCATCGGGCTCGGTCTGTGGTTCGACCCGACCGTGCCCATCTGGCTGCAGCCCTATCTCCCTATCGCTGTCGTCGCCGCCCTTGATGCGGTGTTCGGCGCGATCCGCGCCCGCCTTGACGGCATCTTCGACGCAAAGGTATTCGTCGTGTCCTTCGTGTCCAACGTCGTCGTCGCCGCGATGATCGTCTTTATCGGCGACAAGCTGGGGGTAGGCGCGCAGCTGTCCACGGCAGTTGTCGTCGTGCTCGGTATCCGGATCTTCGGCAACGCTGCGGCGATCAGACGGCACGTGTTCCGAGCATGA
- a CDS encoding DUF881 domain-containing protein: MAEDSSRPAQPVRPPPTFGRKVHKHGQVFSDMSGAMLKALLDDTLDPAYAEAAERKKAVAGAERTEQPRRRWLRRRETTLVVVGLVLAGLLVGIAYQNAARQAPSERLARNELTAKVVDQQAYVGKLQSQSETLAASVNAARDKLLTESAAGSQLLESLNALETASAQSKVTGPGVVITVSDPKPAEGNDPVGGKTQAPAINTLITDRDLQRVVNALWEGGAEAIAVNGQRLGPTTAIRQAGGAVLVDFLPVASPYKVEAIGPDNKMQTTFASSEVGRRLSTYRSVYQAGLSIDTSDKLTLKPALPPTAQVATPIGKGAK, translated from the coding sequence ATGGCTGAGGACTCATCCCGCCCGGCGCAGCCAGTGAGGCCGCCACCCACGTTCGGTCGCAAGGTGCACAAACACGGCCAGGTCTTCAGTGACATGTCCGGCGCCATGCTTAAGGCGTTGCTCGATGACACCCTCGATCCGGCGTACGCCGAGGCCGCCGAGCGCAAAAAGGCAGTCGCCGGTGCTGAGCGGACCGAGCAACCTCGACGCCGATGGTTGCGTCGCCGCGAGACAACCCTGGTGGTTGTCGGTCTGGTGCTGGCGGGACTGCTCGTGGGAATCGCGTACCAGAATGCCGCCCGCCAGGCCCCGAGCGAACGGCTCGCCCGCAACGAGCTGACCGCGAAGGTCGTCGATCAGCAGGCGTACGTCGGCAAGCTTCAGAGCCAAAGCGAGACTCTCGCGGCCTCGGTTAACGCCGCGCGGGACAAGCTGCTAACGGAGTCCGCGGCCGGCTCACAATTACTCGAATCACTCAACGCGTTGGAGACGGCGTCTGCCCAGTCGAAAGTCACCGGTCCCGGGGTGGTGATCACCGTGTCGGACCCCAAACCTGCCGAGGGCAATGATCCTGTCGGCGGCAAGACGCAGGCGCCGGCGATCAATACGCTGATCACCGACCGCGACCTGCAGCGGGTCGTCAATGCATTGTGGGAAGGTGGCGCCGAGGCTATCGCGGTCAATGGCCAGCGACTCGGCCCCACGACCGCGATCCGACAGGCGGGCGGCGCCGTACTCGTGGACTTCCTGCCGGTGGCCAGCCCGTACAAGGTCGAGGCAATTGGACCGGACAACAAGATGCAAACGACGTTTGCCAGCTCCGAAGTCGGTCGCCGACTCTCGACATACCGCAGCGTTTATCAGGCAGGATTGAGCATCGACACGTCCGACAAACTAACCCTGAAACCGGCACTGCCGCCAACCGCGCAAGTCGCCACCCCGATCGGAAAGGGCGCCAAGTGA
- a CDS encoding DUF881 domain-containing protein — protein MSEDSRDDTNPDPDEHALEESAADNSAADDSAADHSADETISEDSARTTRRSAKLGSRAGIAIGILCVLLGFAVAVQVRQNSAAGQNLAGARQEDLVRILSDLDGREQRLQGEITDLKNTQQDLSSGGDKAQAAEQQAQKKAAQLAILAGTVGATGPGITLHITDPKSALSPDVMLNVIQELRAAGAEAIQVGTVRIGVTSAITGGDGAVVVDGSPVKMPVDVLAIGDPATIGAAMSIPGGVVSSVKLVGGVVTVTQSGKIDITALRDPQKPDYAEPAGPSK, from the coding sequence ATGAGCGAGGACTCACGGGACGACACAAATCCCGACCCCGACGAGCACGCTCTCGAAGAGTCCGCTGCCGACAACTCGGCTGCCGACGACTCTGCTGCCGACCACTCCGCCGACGAGACCATTTCCGAGGACTCGGCTCGCACCACGCGGCGGTCGGCCAAACTCGGTAGCAGGGCCGGGATTGCGATCGGCATCTTGTGCGTGTTGCTCGGTTTCGCGGTCGCCGTACAAGTCCGCCAAAACTCCGCCGCCGGCCAAAACCTCGCCGGCGCTCGACAGGAAGATCTTGTCCGGATCCTCAGCGATCTGGACGGACGTGAGCAGCGGCTGCAGGGCGAGATCACCGACCTGAAGAACACTCAGCAGGATCTCTCGTCGGGTGGGGACAAGGCTCAGGCCGCCGAGCAACAGGCTCAGAAGAAGGCCGCACAACTGGCGATTCTCGCCGGCACGGTCGGCGCGACCGGGCCCGGCATCACGTTGCACATCACCGACCCGAAGTCAGCGTTGTCGCCCGACGTCATGCTCAATGTGATCCAAGAGCTCCGGGCCGCCGGCGCCGAGGCCATCCAAGTCGGGACCGTGCGGATCGGGGTGACCAGCGCCATCACCGGCGGGGACGGCGCGGTTGTTGTCGACGGCAGTCCTGTGAAGATGCCGGTCGACGTACTCGCGATCGGCGACCCTGCGACAATCGGCGCGGCGATGTCGATTCCCGGTGGAGTCGTCTCGAGTGTCAAGCTGGTCGGCGGCGTTGTGACGGTGACCCAGTCGGGCAAGATCGATATCACCGCGTTGCGAGACCCGCAAAAGCCTGACTACGCTGAGCCGGCCGGTCCGTCGAAATAG
- a CDS encoding acetyl-CoA carboxylase family protein: protein MAVLVGNRAEIAVRVIRALAALDIESVAVYADDDADAMHVGLADRAVALNGTGAAAYLDVDGLVAAAVAAGCDAIHPGYGFLSESAALARACSEAGLTFVGPSAQTLDLFGDKTRAREFAISVGARVLPGTNRATSLDEAREFMHDHGALMVKAIAGGGGRGVRRVLDEADLAEAFDRSASEALASFGSADLYVEKLITRARHIEVQIVGDGVDVVDLGERDCTIQRRHQKLVELAPSPFLDDAVRSEILASAKALAAGVKYQTLGTFEFLVDMDATDPATAVTFMEANPRVQVEHTVTEEVTGVDLVAAQIRIAFGARLEDVGLAKSLTPQGFAVQTRVNSESYDGTEVLPSSGELSVFDVPSGPGVRVDHAGYVGMATNPRYDSLLAKVITRAPSFDGAVRRNSRALREFVIDGLETNIAFLQAILASTEFTTGAASTAYVDADRDTLLASASQMGRVTGRATRVPASVEDTSIVSADSVTSHLAGVVVSVEVTEGARVQVGMPLLVIEAMKMEHVITADRSGVAREITAQQGDAVRGGVSLLRIETEEHHDASGALSVQETTVDLDQIRPDLAEVIERHDIGLDERRPKSVARRRKTGHRTARENLADLCDDGSFVEYGALALAAQRQRRSVDDLIENTPADGLVCGTATVNADLVGEDNARAIVLSYDYTVLAGTQGLHNHQKTDRMFEMAERQDVPIVFYAEGGGGRPGDTDTSKVAWLDVMSFHTLGRLSGQVPSVGIVAGRCFAGNAAFLGCLDVVIATRDANIGMGGPAMIEGGGLGVVTPEQVGPTSVQTRNGVIDVLVEDEAEATAVAKKYLSYFQGATTDWTEPDARALRHVIPENRVRVYDIRNVVDGLADVDSVLELRRDFGIGMVTALIRIEGRPMGLIANNPAHLGGAIDAEAADKAARFLQLCDAHGLPVVSLCDTPGFMVGPESEEDATVRHFSRMFVCGANLTVPMGLVIVRKGYGLGAMAMSGGSFKAPEFAIAWPTGEIGAMGLEGAVRLGYRNEIEAISDPEEQKRYFDKMVDRYYEIGKGINAAAVFEIDDVIDPAATRRWIARAMPPVSPDRTRRTFVDTW from the coding sequence ATGGCAGTACTTGTAGGCAATCGCGCAGAGATCGCGGTTCGGGTAATCCGGGCCCTCGCGGCGCTCGACATCGAGTCCGTCGCGGTGTACGCCGATGACGATGCGGACGCGATGCATGTCGGTTTGGCGGACCGTGCGGTTGCCCTGAACGGCACTGGCGCGGCGGCGTACCTCGACGTAGACGGACTCGTCGCGGCCGCCGTCGCCGCCGGCTGCGACGCGATTCATCCCGGCTACGGGTTTCTCAGCGAGAGCGCGGCGTTGGCCCGCGCTTGCTCGGAGGCCGGTCTGACCTTCGTGGGCCCGTCCGCGCAGACGCTCGACCTGTTCGGCGACAAGACGCGCGCCCGCGAGTTCGCGATCTCGGTGGGGGCGCGCGTCTTGCCCGGCACCAACAGGGCCACATCGTTGGACGAGGCCCGCGAGTTCATGCACGACCATGGTGCGCTCATGGTCAAGGCCATCGCGGGTGGTGGCGGTCGAGGCGTACGTCGAGTGCTCGACGAGGCCGATCTCGCCGAGGCATTTGACCGCAGCGCATCTGAGGCACTCGCGTCGTTTGGCAGTGCGGACCTCTACGTCGAGAAGTTGATCACCCGAGCGCGGCACATTGAGGTACAGATCGTCGGTGACGGCGTTGACGTCGTTGACCTGGGGGAGCGGGACTGCACCATCCAGCGCCGCCACCAGAAGCTAGTTGAGCTGGCGCCGAGCCCGTTCCTTGATGACGCGGTGCGCTCGGAGATACTTGCCTCGGCCAAGGCGCTGGCCGCCGGCGTGAAATACCAGACTCTCGGCACATTTGAATTCCTGGTGGACATGGACGCGACGGATCCGGCCACGGCGGTGACGTTCATGGAGGCCAATCCGCGGGTGCAGGTCGAGCACACAGTGACCGAGGAGGTCACGGGCGTCGATCTTGTGGCCGCGCAGATTCGGATCGCGTTCGGAGCCCGCCTTGAGGACGTCGGGCTCGCGAAATCGTTGACACCCCAAGGTTTTGCGGTCCAGACGCGCGTCAACTCCGAAAGCTACGACGGCACCGAGGTGCTGCCGTCGAGCGGCGAGCTGTCCGTCTTCGACGTACCGTCCGGACCCGGCGTGCGGGTCGATCACGCCGGGTACGTCGGGATGGCGACCAACCCGCGCTACGACTCCCTGCTCGCCAAGGTCATCACGAGGGCGCCCTCCTTTGACGGTGCCGTACGCCGTAACTCGCGTGCCCTGCGAGAGTTCGTCATCGATGGGCTCGAGACCAACATCGCCTTCCTGCAGGCGATCTTGGCGAGCACCGAGTTCACGACCGGCGCGGCGTCCACGGCGTACGTCGATGCCGATCGAGACACACTGCTGGCATCGGCGTCGCAGATGGGCCGGGTTACCGGGCGCGCCACGCGCGTGCCGGCGTCTGTGGAGGACACGTCGATCGTGAGCGCCGACTCGGTGACCTCACACCTGGCGGGGGTCGTCGTTTCGGTCGAGGTAACCGAAGGGGCCCGTGTCCAGGTCGGCATGCCGCTGCTCGTTATCGAGGCCATGAAGATGGAGCACGTGATTACCGCCGATCGCTCCGGCGTCGCTCGTGAGATCACCGCGCAGCAGGGCGACGCCGTGCGCGGCGGGGTCTCGCTGCTACGCATTGAGACCGAGGAGCACCACGACGCGTCCGGGGCTCTCAGCGTGCAGGAGACCACGGTCGACCTTGATCAAATACGGCCCGACCTGGCCGAGGTGATCGAGCGGCACGATATCGGTCTCGACGAGCGCCGACCCAAATCCGTGGCACGACGTCGCAAGACCGGCCACCGCACCGCACGTGAAAACCTGGCCGACCTCTGTGACGACGGCTCCTTCGTGGAGTACGGCGCACTGGCGCTGGCCGCCCAGCGGCAGCGACGGTCCGTCGACGATCTGATCGAAAACACGCCGGCGGACGGTCTCGTGTGCGGGACCGCGACTGTGAACGCCGACCTCGTCGGGGAGGACAATGCGCGCGCGATTGTGCTGTCCTATGACTACACGGTGCTGGCCGGCACCCAGGGGCTGCACAACCATCAAAAGACCGACCGCATGTTTGAGATGGCCGAGCGCCAGGACGTGCCGATCGTGTTTTACGCCGAGGGTGGCGGTGGGCGCCCCGGTGACACCGACACCTCTAAGGTCGCGTGGCTGGACGTCATGTCCTTCCACACGCTTGGCCGGCTCAGTGGGCAGGTGCCGTCTGTCGGGATCGTCGCCGGTCGCTGTTTTGCCGGTAACGCGGCGTTCCTCGGCTGTCTCGACGTCGTCATCGCCACGCGCGATGCCAACATCGGGATGGGTGGCCCGGCGATGATCGAGGGCGGTGGCCTCGGTGTCGTCACTCCTGAACAGGTGGGCCCGACCTCCGTGCAGACGCGTAATGGCGTCATCGACGTACTCGTCGAAGACGAGGCCGAAGCGACCGCCGTCGCGAAGAAGTACCTGTCCTACTTCCAAGGCGCGACCACGGACTGGACCGAGCCGGACGCGCGAGCGCTGCGGCACGTTATCCCGGAAAACCGGGTCCGCGTCTACGACATTCGCAATGTTGTCGACGGGCTGGCCGACGTCGACTCGGTGCTCGAACTGCGCCGCGACTTCGGTATCGGCATGGTCACCGCGCTGATCCGGATCGAGGGTCGGCCGATGGGTCTGATCGCCAACAACCCGGCGCATCTTGGCGGTGCGATCGACGCGGAGGCCGCGGACAAGGCTGCGCGGTTCCTGCAGCTGTGCGACGCGCACGGGCTGCCAGTGGTGTCGCTGTGTGACACCCCGGGGTTCATGGTCGGGCCGGAGTCGGAAGAGGACGCGACCGTGCGGCACTTCTCTCGGATGTTCGTCTGCGGCGCCAACCTTACAGTGCCGATGGGCCTGGTGATCGTGCGCAAAGGCTATGGCCTCGGCGCGATGGCGATGTCCGGCGGCAGCTTCAAGGCGCCCGAGTTCGCGATCGCATGGCCCACAGGAGAGATCGGCGCGATGGGTCTTGAAGGCGCCGTACGGCTCGGCTACCGCAACGAGATCGAGGCGATCAGCGACCCCGAAGAGCAGAAGCGCTACTTCGACAAGATGGTCGACCGCTACTACGAAATCGGGAAGGGCATCAACGCAGCCGCGGTGTTCGAGATCGACGACGTGATCGACCCTGCCGCCACTCGTAGGTGGATCGCGCGCGCGATGCCGCCGGTGTCACCCGACCGGACTCGACGCACGTTCGTCGACACCTGGTAG
- the gcvH gene encoding glycine cleavage system protein GcvH, producing MIPEDLKYTTEHEWVKVGGDLPDGVARVGITDYAQEALGDIVFVQLPEVGDAAEPGQTFGEVESTKSVSDLFAPITGKVVGRNEDLDSTPESVNSDPYGAGWMVDIEIGDQSQIDALLDAAAYQATIG from the coding sequence ATGATTCCCGAAGACCTCAAGTACACCACTGAGCACGAGTGGGTGAAGGTCGGCGGTGACCTTCCGGACGGTGTCGCTCGAGTCGGCATCACCGACTATGCACAAGAAGCCCTTGGGGACATCGTGTTCGTGCAACTGCCCGAGGTCGGCGACGCGGCCGAACCGGGACAGACCTTCGGTGAAGTCGAGTCGACGAAGAGCGTGTCGGACCTGTTCGCGCCGATCACCGGCAAGGTCGTGGGTCGCAACGAGGATCTCGACTCCACGCCGGAGTCGGTCAACTCGGACCCATACGGCGCCGGCTGGATGGTCGACATCGAGATCGGCGACCAATCCCAGATCGACGCGCTGCTTGACGCCGCGGCGTACCAAGCCACCATCGGCTAG
- a CDS encoding CDP-alcohol phosphatidyltransferase family protein — protein sequence MTVRADESGSAPAEPGDQIWTIPNLLSVLRLLGVPLFLWLLLGPQADGWAIVVLAVSAATDWADGKLARLLGQTSKLGTILDPAADRLYILSTLIAFLIRGIVPWWLVAILLLRDAMTGTALLVLRRYGYEALQVHYLGKAATFCLLYAFPLLLLAQGDSAVAHVALPIAYAFMIWGGALYVWAGIVYVMQVFALVQKERATV from the coding sequence GTGACCGTGCGCGCAGACGAGTCCGGGTCCGCACCAGCGGAGCCAGGGGACCAGATCTGGACGATTCCCAACTTGCTGAGTGTCCTGCGGCTGCTCGGTGTACCACTGTTCCTGTGGCTATTGCTTGGCCCCCAGGCCGACGGATGGGCAATTGTCGTGCTCGCAGTCTCGGCCGCGACGGACTGGGCCGACGGCAAGCTGGCGCGGCTGCTCGGCCAGACCAGCAAGCTCGGCACGATCCTCGACCCGGCCGCTGACCGGCTCTACATTCTCTCCACGCTGATCGCGTTTTTGATCCGCGGCATCGTGCCTTGGTGGCTGGTCGCGATCCTGCTGCTGCGCGACGCGATGACCGGGACTGCGCTGCTCGTGCTTCGCCGCTACGGATACGAGGCACTGCAGGTGCACTACCTGGGCAAGGCGGCGACGTTCTGTCTGCTGTACGCGTTTCCGTTGCTGTTGTTGGCACAAGGCGATTCGGCCGTCGCACATGTTGCTCTGCCGATTGCTTACGCATTCATGATCTGGGGCGGCGCCCTGTACGTCTGGGCGGGCATCGTCTACGTGATGCAGGTTTTCGCGCTGGTCCAAAAGGAACGCGCGACCGTCTGA